The genomic DNA GACATCTTCTACTCTCATTCATTATCGGGAGAATAAAAAAGTCAATATGCCAGAAATATCAGTTCGTGGACTTGAAATGCCAGAGTCACCTATCAGAAAATTGGCTCCACTTGCTGTTGAAGCAAAGAAACGTGGTACTAAAGTTTACCACTTGAATATCGGTCAACCTGATCTTCCAACACCGCAATGTGGATTGGACGCACTGAAAAAGATTGATCGTAAACTTTTAGAGTACTCACCATCTCAAGGCTTTCTTTCTTATAGAGAAAAACTCTGTAACTTTTATGAGAAGTTTAACATAAACGTTACTCCAGATGACATCATCATTACTTCTGGTGGCTCTGAAGCTGTGCTGTATTCCTTTATGGCATGTCTGAATCCTGGAGATGAAATCATCGTCCCAGAACCTGCATACGCTAACTATATGGCATTTGCGATATCAGCAGGTGCGAAGATTAAGACGATAGCAACCTCTATAGAGGAGGGTTTTGCACTGCCTAAGGTTGAAAAGTTTGAAGAGCTTATCAATGAGAAGACTCGTGCCATTATGATATGTAATCCAAACAATCCTACGGGTTATCTGTATACAAGAAGAGAGATGAATCAGATTCGCGACCTTGTCAAGAAGTACGACCTCTACCTCTTTTCGGATGAGGTTTATCGTGAGTATATCTATACTGGCTCGCCTTATATCTCAGCAATGCACTTGCAGGGAATTGAGAATAACACCGTACTTATTGACTCAGTATCAAAGCGTTATAGCGAGTGTGGTATTCGTATTGGTGCACTGATTACGAAGAATGAGGAGATACGTAAGGCTGTGATGAAGTTCTGTCAGGCTCGTCTCTCTCCCCCACTGATTGGTCAGATTGTAGCCGAAGCAAGTCTTGATGCCCCAGCATCTTACTATCGCGATGTCTACGATGAGTATGTGGAGCGTCGTAAATGTCTCATTGATGGATTGAACCGTATCCCAGGTGTCTACTCTCCAATCCCTATGGGAGCCTTTTATACTGTAGCTAAGCTTCCTGTTGACGATTCTGACAAGTTCTGTCGCTGGTGCTTGGAAGAGTTCAGCTATGAAGGCGAAACAGTTATGATGGCACCAGCCAGTGGTTTCTACACAACACCTGGTGCTGGTCGTAATCAAGTTCGCATCGCTTACGTACTCAAACGTGAAGATTTGCAACGTGCTCTGATAGTTCTTCAAAAGGCTTTGGAGGTTTATCCGGGACGTGTTGAAGAAGAATAAAGTCAATTTATAATTCACAATTCATGATTCAGAATTCATAATTATGATTACTTATGTTTGTTGCTTAAAAGGGTCTTCTCAAATAGATTAAGATGTATTTTTCTAACAAGAGATAGGCATATAGTTGTAAACAAAGAATAAGAAATTTGTTGTATAATTAAGCTATTGGAATAGATTATTCAGCCATACAGTATGATGGTAATCATAATTATGAATTCTGAATTTTGAATTATAAATTAAAATAATGAACTATCCGCTTTTTATTGCTCGTAAGATATATAACGGAGGAGACAAAACTCGAAAGGTGTCAAAGCCCGCTATTACCATTGCTACAGTAGGTGTTGCAATCGGTTTGGCAGTGATGATAGTATCAGTATGTGTTGTATTGGGCTTTAAACATTCCATCCGTGATAAGGTGGTAGGCTTTGGTAGTAATATAACTGTTGCCAATTTCCTAACCCTGCAGAGTTCCGAGCAATATCCAATTGTGGTAAATGACTCACTTGTAAAGCAATTAAAGGCTGTTCCCGGAGTAAAACATGTACAGCGTTATGCGTATACTCAAGGCATATTGAAGACCGATAATGATTTTCTGGGTGTCATGTTGAAAGGAGTTGGACCAGACTTTGACTCTACTTTTATTCATAATAATATGGTTGAAGGGAGTCTTCCTCGCTTTTCTGACACAGAAAATCAACAGAAATTGGTTATCTCTAAGACTATTGCTGATAAACTTAACCTAAAAGTTGGACAACGTCTTTTTGCTTACTTTATTAACGAAGAGGGTGTTCGTACACGTAAGTTTACTATCGCTGGTATCTATGAAACAAACATGAAGCAATTTGATTCACAGATTTGTTTCACAGATCTTTATACCACTAATAAGCTTAATGGTTGGGAGTCTGACCAATGTAGTGGAGCAGAACTGTTGGTGAACGACTTTTCACAGCTTAATACCATTACATACCATGTGCTTAGCAAAATCAAGAATACAATTGACCATTATGGCGAGACTTACTCTGCAGAGAGCATCATTGAGCAAAATCCACAGATATTCTCTTGGCTCGATCTAATGGATTTGAACGTATGGATAATCCTTGCATTGATGATAGCCGTAGCTGGGGTTTCGATGATATCGGGTCTGTTGATTATCATTCTGGAGCGTACTCAGA from Prevotella melaninogenica includes the following:
- a CDS encoding pyridoxal phosphate-dependent aminotransferase, with protein sequence MPEISVRGLEMPESPIRKLAPLAVEAKKRGTKVYHLNIGQPDLPTPQCGLDALKKIDRKLLEYSPSQGFLSYREKLCNFYEKFNINVTPDDIIITSGGSEAVLYSFMACLNPGDEIIVPEPAYANYMAFAISAGAKIKTIATSIEEGFALPKVEKFEELINEKTRAIMICNPNNPTGYLYTRREMNQIRDLVKKYDLYLFSDEVYREYIYTGSPYISAMHLQGIENNTVLIDSVSKRYSECGIRIGALITKNEEIRKAVMKFCQARLSPPLIGQIVAEASLDAPASYYRDVYDEYVERRKCLIDGLNRIPGVYSPIPMGAFYTVAKLPVDDSDKFCRWCLEEFSYEGETVMMAPASGFYTTPGAGRNQVRIAYVLKREDLQRALIVLQKALEVYPGRVEEE
- a CDS encoding ABC transporter permease gives rise to the protein MNYPLFIARKIYNGGDKTRKVSKPAITIATVGVAIGLAVMIVSVCVVLGFKHSIRDKVVGFGSNITVANFLTLQSSEQYPIVVNDSLVKQLKAVPGVKHVQRYAYTQGILKTDNDFLGVMLKGVGPDFDSTFIHNNMVEGSLPRFSDTENQQKLVISKTIADKLNLKVGQRLFAYFINEEGVRTRKFTIAGIYETNMKQFDSQICFTDLYTTNKLNGWESDQCSGAELLVNDFSQLNTITYHVLSKIKNTIDHYGETYSAESIIEQNPQIFSWLDLMDLNVWIILALMIAVAGVSMISGLLIIILERTQMIGILKALGSRNRQIRHIFLWFATFIIGRGLLIGNFIGLGIIFLQKWTGLIKLDPQTYYVSTVPVEIDILLIIGLNLATMLVCIAVLIAPSYLISRIHPAKSMHYE